In Maniola hyperantus chromosome 20, iAphHyp1.2, whole genome shotgun sequence, the following are encoded in one genomic region:
- the LOC117992028 gene encoding uncharacterized protein codes for MSKLSENYYLRNHYLETDQVPTQTVIKERMTPPLAHVYFKSMTPKLKVLAGLEPPMKGGGSDWFVPPEDLLKGRAVMKPIEKQYLKKLGFNGIDSFGDKLVRDHHKEMEEEKCRLLLESDLKWKETIETTCSTQWDDTSREQAKENTAKIQQAFHEFSTLYARSINKIESLLFDAAIKEIERVKEEAFIEMSGQFAERLKQQATMLYDRYAIRLLKEKTRQKEHFITTVENARTELGNKLHDINVEKIIAIEKLRGILECQNLACQVYVALKEREECEKHMEKSKHEHKKTVKILSEQIQMQDFEIRLAKEKEVKRQDFKKMWQKKVCYVVKKFQVFVKYCLNTLPEHADFFINMEKLMLLQLCEAMENPSAKSIFVPEEPTFHTPVPKPHPFFLFCDKGYKPQLDQDLCPKHCTSSASQFPVIVVNKRYIYAACDNIETFTEKVKQFLDGYRGDDVDLIDEHDYKYDIPVKCTSSDQLLQLKLESSLMQILQNELAIAGNVNSQSFFELTSSSETAPKNVCPISPSQETTEAELTTSRDYSQEIKSRDEELEHQREPKWDSYLKYIIPKRCKCAKKAKKHLEEHLPVYMRNMSPFDEPDLPHYKTCTIDNLKKLVKNAQRRSSPPPKPVKVESKTRDMSTQYSDQEFEFMCTCFSDEEVGKVFLGSKIFIQEAETQFKVVDGSLFPTDLQRGDSSFAYDRAHSLRRLIEEAPELEELFKKKDCDF; via the coding sequence ATGTCCAAACTAAGTGAAAATTATTATCTTAGAAATCATTACCTTGAAACCGATCAAGTACCAACTCAGACCGTTATCAAAGAGAGGATGACACCACCTCTCGCGCACGTTTACTTTAAATCCATGACTCCGAAACTGAAGGTACTTGCTGGCCTCGAACCGCCTATGAAGGGAGGAGGTAGTGACTGGTTCGTACCGCCAGAAGACTTGCTAAAGGGAAGGGCTGTGATGAAACCCATAGAAAAACAATATCTAAAAAAACTAGGGTTTAATGGCATTGATAGCTTTGGAGATAAGCTCGTACGAGATCATCACAAAGAAATGGAAGAAGAAAAATGCAGACTTCTTCTGGAAAGTGACTTGAAATGGAAGGAAACTATAGAGACCACTTGCAGTACGCAATGGGATGACACTTCGAGAGAGCAAGCTAAAGAAAATACAGCCAAGATTCAACAAGCTTTCCACGAATTCAGCACATTGTACGCCAGATCCATAAACAAAATAGAAAGTTTGCTTTTTGATGCTGCGATAAAAGAGATAGAGCGCGTGAAAGAGGAAGCTTTTATCGAAATGTCTGGACAGTTTGCGGAACGTCTCAAACAACAAGCGACTATGCTATACGACAGGTACGCTATTAGACTTCTAAAAGAAAAAACTAGACAAAAAGAACATTTTATTACGACAGTCGAAAATGCTCGAACAGAGTTAGGCAATAAACTTCACGATATCAATGTTGAGAAGATTATTGCTATAGAAAAGCTGCGAGGTATTTTAGAATGTCAGAATTTAGCGTGCCAAGTATATGTAGCTTTAAAAGAACGAGAGGAGTGTGAAAAGCACATGGAAAAGTCCAAACATGAACataaaaaaactgttaaaaTTCTGTCGGAACAGATTCAAATGCAAGATTTTGAAATTCGACTCGCAAAGGAAAAAGAAGTAAAAAGACAAGATTTCAAAAAGATGTGGCAAAAAAAGGTATGCTATGTGGTAAAAAAATTTcaagtatttgtaaaatattgttTGAATACATTGCCGGAACAcgcagatttttttataaatatggaAAAACTAATGCTTTTACAACTCTGCGAAGCTATGGAAAATCCAAGTGCTAAAAGCATCTTCGTGCCTGAAGAACCAACTTTTCATACTCCTGTACCCAAGCCAcatccatttttccttttttgcGATAAAGGATATAAGCCACAATTAGACCAAGATCTGTGTCCGAAGCATTGTACTTCTAGTGCGTCACAATTCCCAGTTATAGTCGTCAACAAACGCTATATATATGCAGCTTGCGATAATATTGAAACTTTTACTGAAAAAGTAAAACAATTCCTTGATGGTTATCGCGGAGATGACGTTGATCTCATCGATGAGCATGACTACAAATATGACATTCCCGTCAAATGTACATCATCTGATCAGCTACTTCAACTTAAATTAGAGAGCTCTTTGatgcaaattttacaaaatgaaCTTGCAATAGCTGGAAACGTAAATTCACAATCTTTTTTTGAGCTAACTAGCTCTAGTGAAACTGCACCAAAAAATGTGTGTCCAATTTCACCTTCACAAGAAACAACTGAAGCAGAACTGACGACTTCAAGGGATTACAGTCAAGAAATAAAATCGAGAGACGAAGAATTAGAACATCAACGCGAACCTAAATGGGATAGTTACCTAAAGTACATAATCCCCAAGCGGTGCAAATGTGCTAAAAAGGCTAAAAAACATTTAGAAGAACACTTACCAGTTTATATGCGAAATATGTCGCCATTCGATGAGCCAGATTTGCCTCATTATAAAACTTGTACAATTGATAACCTTAAAAAATTAGTAAAGAATGCACAAAGAAGGTCATCTCCACCGCCTAAACCTGTGAAAGTAGAATCAAAGACAAGGGATATGAGTACGCAATACTCTGACCAAGAATTCGAATTTATGTGTACTTGTTTTTCGGATGAAGAGGTAGGAAAAGTATTTCTAGGCTCCAAAATATTCATCCAAGAAGCTGAAACGCAATTTAAAGTTGTGGACGGTTCTCTATTTCCTACAGACCTTCAAAGAGGTGATAGTTCCTTTGCTTACGATAGAGCACACTCTTTAAGACGCTTGATTGAAGAAGCACCAGAATTAGAAGAATTATTCAAGAAAAAAGATTGCGATTTTTAA